In a genomic window of Thermogemmata fonticola:
- a CDS encoding DUF4276 family protein has translation MLAKTKRTKAGATFKGGISSYSQVKKEIRQLLRDSNVVLVTTMIDYYGLPNDFPGQDTLPAGTPYERVRHLEDAFQNDIGDPRFLPFLVLHEFEALVFAGLHHLPSVLPGCEKQVSHLTQAISGLSPKEINEGHTTHPSARICQHLPDYQKRLHGPRVVQRTGLDTLRQKCPHFADWMHRLESV, from the coding sequence GTGCTGGCCAAAACCAAACGCACCAAGGCAGGAGCCACTTTCAAGGGCGGCATCAGCTCTTATTCGCAAGTCAAAAAAGAGATTCGTCAACTTCTACGTGATAGTAATGTGGTATTGGTCACAACGATGATCGACTATTACGGCCTCCCGAATGACTTTCCGGGCCAAGACACCCTTCCGGCGGGCACACCCTATGAGCGTGTGCGACACTTGGAGGACGCATTCCAGAACGACATCGGGGACCCGCGTTTTCTGCCATTTTTGGTTCTGCATGAATTTGAAGCCTTGGTCTTCGCCGGACTGCACCATCTGCCTTCCGTCTTGCCCGGGTGTGAGAAGCAAGTGTCCCACCTGACTCAGGCCATCAGCGGCTTGTCTCCCAAAGAGATCAACGAAGGCCATACCACCCACCCGTCCGCACGGATTTGCCAACATCTCCCTGATTATCAGAAACGTTTGCATGGTCCACGAGTCGTACAAAGGACTGGACTGGATACCCTACGCCAGAAATGCCCCCATTTTGCCGATTGGATGCACCGACTCGAGTCTGTGTGA
- the aroF gene encoding 3-deoxy-7-phosphoheptulonate synthase, whose amino-acid sequence MILVIRPDATLEQLEHIIERVRELGFTPHVSRGESRTIVGVIGDENRPGAENLSAIPGVEQVLRIMKPFKLASREFHAADSVVYVGKVRIGGGSLAMIAGPCAVESYEQMDIIARYVKAGGANILRGGAFKPRTSPYAFQGLGEEGLKILRDVGQKYDLPIVTEVMDPRQVELVCRYADMLQIGARNMQNFDLLKECGRTRKPILLKRGMSATVKDLLMSAEYILAEGNHDVVLCERGVRSFEDSTRNMLDMSAVPNVKVQSHLPIIVDPSHATGRPDLIPSMCRAAVAAGADGVHVEVHHCPEKALSDGPQALLPHQFLDLMGDLRRLAAALGREFWSRPEAELVP is encoded by the coding sequence ATGATCCTGGTGATACGTCCTGATGCCACGCTGGAGCAGCTGGAGCACATCATCGAGCGGGTCCGGGAGCTGGGCTTTACGCCGCACGTCAGCCGCGGGGAATCGCGGACGATCGTGGGAGTGATCGGGGATGAGAACCGCCCCGGTGCCGAGAACCTCTCCGCCATTCCCGGAGTGGAGCAGGTGCTGCGGATCATGAAGCCGTTCAAGCTGGCTAGCCGGGAGTTCCACGCGGCGGATAGCGTGGTCTATGTCGGCAAGGTGCGGATCGGCGGGGGCAGCCTGGCCATGATCGCCGGGCCGTGTGCGGTGGAAAGCTATGAACAGATGGACATCATCGCCCGCTATGTCAAGGCCGGAGGCGCGAACATCCTTCGCGGCGGCGCCTTCAAACCCCGGACCAGCCCCTATGCCTTCCAGGGCTTGGGCGAAGAGGGCCTGAAAATCCTCCGCGATGTCGGCCAGAAGTACGACTTGCCCATCGTCACGGAAGTCATGGACCCGCGGCAGGTGGAGCTGGTCTGCCGCTATGCCGACATGCTCCAGATCGGCGCCCGCAACATGCAGAACTTCGACCTGCTCAAGGAATGCGGTCGGACACGCAAACCCATCTTGCTCAAACGAGGCATGAGTGCCACGGTCAAGGACCTGCTCATGTCTGCCGAGTATATCCTGGCCGAGGGGAACCATGATGTGGTGCTCTGCGAGCGCGGCGTGCGCAGCTTCGAGGACAGTACGCGTAACATGCTGGACATGAGCGCGGTGCCGAACGTCAAGGTGCAGAGCCATCTGCCGATCATTGTCGATCCAAGTCACGCGACGGGCCGACCGGATTTGATTCCGAGCATGTGCCGGGCGGCGGTGGCGGCGGGAGCCGATGGCGTCCATGTCGAAGTCCATCACTGCCCGGAGAAGGCTTTGTCGGACGGGCCACAGGCCCTATTGCCCCACCAATTCCTCGACCTGATGGGAGACCTGCGCCGCTTGGCCGCCGCCTTGGGACGCGAGTTCTGGAGCCGCCCGGAAGCGGAGCTGGTCCCCTGA
- a CDS encoding redoxin family protein: MWGRGAVNVLLLLLLAVSGCKTSERSREGREPAAMPAARGKQPAWLDPSAQLPGAKTGVPKGGPWSRTTAAASDALGGRVVDALGRPAKNVFIRIEPLPSSPGGAMGIYSDDQGYFLTRGLKPGQSYQLTAEAQQQGRRWRGTVQTKVPNTTLTLVLREDPASGADAGSVGTGDPLLPPPEGVPRSRTPRASSDGAFQPDGGSGQPVPPSLPPSGRLPSGGAGGTGGGTPAAPAIPPPQNLAPPLRPENTADGPRPPYTPPPVSIPGPPSLPPPPPPPPVPKLPVPPSGNPPSSQNSSPSQIGKPFTVVLVDSLQRPWSFPGDSSARLVVLEFVTSDCPHCRPVVPILKDLQARYGAAGLQIVAVLCDELPLEQRLQAAQQYAARHTVNYPVYVEPGAGPGRVRDLFAVEGYPTAVVLDRHGQLLWKGHPGQKTELEAALRRHLSP; this comes from the coding sequence ATGTGGGGTCGTGGCGCCGTCAACGTGCTGCTTTTGCTGCTGTTGGCGGTTAGCGGTTGCAAGACGAGCGAGCGGAGCCGGGAGGGAAGAGAACCTGCCGCCATGCCCGCAGCGCGCGGCAAGCAACCGGCTTGGTTGGACCCGTCCGCCCAACTCCCCGGCGCCAAAACGGGCGTGCCCAAAGGCGGCCCTTGGAGCCGTACAACGGCGGCGGCCTCCGATGCCTTGGGCGGCCGAGTCGTCGATGCTCTAGGCCGTCCCGCCAAAAATGTCTTCATTCGCATCGAACCTTTGCCGTCCTCCCCCGGTGGAGCGATGGGCATCTACAGCGATGATCAAGGCTACTTTTTGACCCGTGGTCTCAAACCGGGCCAGAGCTATCAACTGACGGCTGAAGCCCAGCAACAAGGACGGCGCTGGCGCGGCACGGTTCAAACCAAAGTGCCGAATACGACTTTGACTCTCGTCCTGCGCGAGGACCCCGCCAGCGGAGCAGACGCCGGTAGCGTCGGGACAGGCGATCCGCTATTACCGCCGCCGGAAGGAGTGCCGCGTTCCCGCACTCCACGGGCCAGCTCGGATGGCGCCTTCCAGCCGGATGGCGGGTCTGGCCAGCCGGTGCCGCCGTCGTTGCCGCCCAGCGGTCGCCTACCCAGCGGTGGTGCAGGAGGAACGGGCGGGGGAACGCCGGCAGCGCCAGCTATCCCGCCGCCTCAAAATCTCGCTCCGCCGCTGCGGCCAGAAAACACAGCCGATGGACCGCGCCCGCCCTACACGCCGCCGCCGGTGAGTATTCCCGGCCCTCCCTCCTTACCGCCGCCGCCACCCCCGCCGCCAGTGCCGAAGCTCCCCGTGCCGCCTTCGGGGAACCCTCCCTCATCGCAAAACTCTTCGCCATCCCAGATCGGGAAGCCCTTCACGGTGGTTCTGGTCGATTCCTTGCAGCGCCCCTGGAGCTTCCCTGGAGACAGTTCCGCCCGCCTCGTGGTCCTGGAGTTTGTTACCAGCGACTGCCCCCACTGCCGCCCGGTGGTGCCCATTCTCAAAGACTTGCAAGCCCGCTATGGTGCCGCAGGACTCCAAATCGTGGCCGTGCTCTGCGACGAGTTGCCGCTGGAGCAGCGGTTGCAAGCCGCCCAGCAGTACGCCGCTCGCCACACTGTGAATTACCCCGTCTACGTGGAACCGGGAGCCGGGCCAGGACGTGTCCGCGATCTCTTCGCCGTGGAAGGTTACCCCACCGCGGTGGTACTCGATCGGCATGGCCAACTCCTCTGGAAAGGACACCCCGGCCAAAAGACCGAGTTGGAAGCCGCCCTCCGCCGCCACCTGTCACCGTGA
- a CDS encoding phenylacetate--CoA ligase family protein translates to MWAWWNRQVLQPLAAWKNGSRHLRYLKELERRQWDSPEVIAARQWSAVQKQLHFAYEHVPYYRRRWRELGIHPSDIRQPGDLQQLPVLTKAEIRRHGAELCAEGRDRQRWRIKRTSGSTGVPLTIWIDEEAVQWKTACTLRSDQWSGWRLGERVAKVWGNPEYRQQGWRGWLRNSLLERAYYLDTLGMDRQRMREFIRQLHRKPPGLLFGHAHSLYLLADMMRREGWYGVRPNGIIATAMILHRWQRRVIEEVFGVAVTDRYGCEEVSLIACECEEHRGLHLNADSVYTEVVDLRPTGQDGEAAGRLLVTDLCNRAMPLIRYQIGDVVVPSSRRCPCGRGLPLIERVEGREADYVVTPQGQLISGISLTENFALHIPGAAQVQIIQESLHALRIRLVPDAEFGGPSRQKIAALVEKLFGPQVQHEVELVEQIPQEASGKYRFCISRVWGELAAEAPAA, encoded by the coding sequence ATGTGGGCGTGGTGGAACCGTCAGGTGTTGCAACCGTTGGCGGCTTGGAAGAACGGCAGCCGACACTTGCGATATTTGAAAGAACTGGAGCGGCGGCAGTGGGATTCTCCGGAGGTGATAGCGGCTCGCCAGTGGTCCGCGGTGCAGAAGCAATTGCACTTCGCCTATGAGCACGTTCCCTACTACCGGCGGAGGTGGCGGGAGTTGGGGATTCATCCGTCGGACATTCGGCAGCCGGGGGATTTGCAGCAGTTGCCGGTGCTGACGAAAGCGGAGATTCGGCGTCACGGGGCGGAATTGTGCGCGGAGGGAAGGGACCGACAGCGGTGGCGGATCAAGCGCACTTCGGGTTCGACAGGCGTGCCGCTGACGATCTGGATTGATGAGGAAGCGGTGCAATGGAAGACGGCGTGCACGCTGCGGAGTGATCAGTGGAGCGGGTGGCGGCTGGGGGAGCGGGTGGCCAAGGTGTGGGGCAATCCGGAGTACCGGCAGCAAGGGTGGCGAGGGTGGCTGCGCAACTCTCTGCTGGAGCGGGCCTACTACCTGGACACTCTGGGCATGGACCGGCAACGGATGCGGGAGTTCATCCGTCAGTTGCATCGCAAGCCGCCGGGATTGCTCTTCGGGCATGCCCATTCCCTGTATTTGCTGGCGGACATGATGCGCCGGGAAGGGTGGTACGGCGTGCGCCCCAATGGCATCATCGCCACAGCGATGATTCTGCACCGCTGGCAACGGCGTGTCATCGAGGAAGTCTTTGGCGTGGCGGTGACCGACCGCTATGGCTGCGAGGAAGTCAGCCTGATTGCTTGCGAGTGTGAGGAACACCGGGGGCTGCACCTGAATGCGGATAGCGTGTACACGGAAGTTGTGGACCTCCGCCCGACGGGCCAGGATGGAGAAGCCGCGGGCCGGCTCCTCGTGACCGATTTGTGCAATCGGGCCATGCCTTTGATCCGGTACCAGATCGGCGATGTGGTGGTTCCTAGCAGCCGCCGCTGTCCTTGCGGGCGGGGTTTACCCTTGATCGAACGAGTGGAAGGGCGGGAGGCGGACTACGTGGTGACACCCCAGGGACAATTGATTTCGGGCATTTCGCTTACAGAGAACTTCGCCCTGCACATTCCCGGTGCCGCTCAGGTCCAGATCATTCAGGAAAGTCTGCATGCACTGCGCATCCGTTTGGTCCCTGATGCGGAGTTCGGAGGGCCGAGCCGACAGAAGATCGCCGCCTTGGTGGAGAAGTTATTCGGGCCGCAGGTGCAGCATGAGGTGGAACTGGTCGAGCAGATTCCCCAGGAAGCCAGCGGGAAGTATCGTTTCTGCATCTCACGGGTGTGGGGGGAGTTGGCGGCGGAGGCACCCGCGGCGTGA
- the tpiA gene encoding triose-phosphate isomerase: MPRQKFIAGNWKMYTTLEQARELARSVAAGVDAETARRLRVAVCPPFPWLLPVGEVLRNTPVALGAQDCHYEREGAFTGQVSPYMLREAGCQYVIIGHSERRHGLQESDEFLNKKLHGALRAGLHVIFCIGELLSEREAGQTESVLLRQLQNGLAGLTAEQAAALTIAYEPVWAIGTGRVATEEQAQQAHAFIRAQIAERFGSTAADSITIQYGGSVKPENAAGLLRQPDVDGCLVGGASLKADSFLAIVRAAL, translated from the coding sequence ATGCCCAGGCAGAAGTTCATCGCCGGCAATTGGAAGATGTACACGACTCTGGAGCAAGCGCGGGAGCTAGCCCGGAGCGTGGCAGCGGGGGTCGATGCGGAAACGGCTCGCCGGCTGCGCGTCGCGGTCTGTCCTCCTTTTCCCTGGCTGCTGCCCGTGGGGGAAGTGCTCCGCAACACTCCCGTGGCGCTCGGCGCCCAGGACTGCCATTACGAGCGCGAGGGAGCCTTTACCGGGCAGGTCTCGCCGTACATGCTGCGGGAGGCGGGCTGCCAATACGTCATCATCGGGCATAGCGAACGGCGGCATGGACTCCAGGAAAGCGATGAGTTTCTCAACAAAAAGCTCCACGGAGCGCTGCGGGCAGGGCTGCACGTCATCTTCTGCATCGGCGAGTTGCTGAGCGAACGCGAAGCAGGCCAGACGGAAAGCGTCCTTTTGCGCCAGCTTCAGAACGGCCTGGCCGGCCTGACGGCGGAACAAGCTGCCGCGCTGACCATTGCTTACGAGCCGGTTTGGGCCATCGGCACAGGCCGGGTCGCTACGGAAGAGCAAGCCCAGCAGGCCCACGCCTTCATTCGCGCTCAGATCGCAGAGCGCTTCGGCTCGACAGCGGCGGACTCCATCACCATCCAATACGGCGGCAGCGTCAAGCCGGAGAATGCCGCGGGACTGCTCCGCCAACCGGACGTGGACGGTTGCCTCGTCGGCGGGGCCAGCCTCAAGGCCGATTCCTTCCTGGCGATCGTCCGAGCCGCCCTCTGA
- a CDS encoding tubulin-like doman-containing protein, whose translation MSLRIAAQAEPLPGYVLVERLGAGGFGEVWKAVAPGGIAKAIKIIHGDLRSGVDACFALQELKALARVKQVRHPYLLALDRFDVVEGRLLIVMELADCNLWDRFVQCREAGLPGIPRHELLTYMLETAEVLDLFNDQFQLQHLDIKPQNLFLLHNHIKVADFGQVKDLQGLVAAVTGGITPVYAAPETFDGVITRYCDQYSLACVYQELLTGRRPFDGTTPAQLLRQHLFQAPHLEPLPPSDRPIVARALAKKPEERWPTVTAFVQHLIGSTPSGVVRFPALRRPAEGSGVQSSPLLPATPAEQDRETPRGAEPAAAAALSPALVIGVGGSALPILQRLRWEWLQLAEGVPAGAPPPPPLEFLFIDTDEDTIRQASEESASEGWAALPQEDVIHTPLQRMAYYMRPRPSGRLITEDWFDPPLLHVLPRQPRTEGVRMLGRLAFCDHHRLILQRLESALRSLTLAGWNTPPPPNDAAAADVPLGLTVMILASLGGGTGSGMFLDLAYAVRSRLQQLDMPRVTVQALLLLPPVAGDASALQPALANTYAALRELAHYSRPDTLYTVEYEELHGRIQTRQPPFDRCFVVQQAVRDTEAPPPRRDSAVLRLRTRREPGPAGSRILTRPASRDERLTPMPQRTLRLSLTPSDLLAAEILRLHLLTPVGQRLRLAYARSRGPGVAQLPLSWPALSHWRWPRRELLHRLALACAQQCVQRWTDLPAAAEPSQQFLTLAHHLWSELKLTPAQMREELEQAAAAALGRPASDTWAELVAPHIPRSWFARWPQAARLEETVEQLILLLGPPRPLGSPAVGVIEQHFSTTVENHLHRLRKQLPKSLETWCRDRRLYLGGTEMLLMQWIAVAERFWNRFTQEAEQQAQKAREHYEVLMNAVHASRGLRRPGSGELREALRGFPELQYATLLHRGLLRFYHQLRDLLLEPLGQVRRAREQFRNLAEEVPTRSAHERRPPPDWLLPPDCPNLDELAQRLLRSLSPQQIEVIDTAALEALQESSEGPLLSLLLEERGRHHCWQRLVHTLAGLLPPCLQQIDFFHVLRQHYPSSADIQEALRRMFHAAEPPPGLSASEAMTELLLVACPGGSTGAALRDLTLQTIPLEGLLLADLEDEWVLYREWAFFPWESLPQAGTQAALAYQHWLEQCETSPHCRIDVSEWKAF comes from the coding sequence ATGTCCTTGCGTATCGCTGCACAGGCCGAGCCGCTGCCCGGGTACGTGCTGGTGGAGCGGTTGGGAGCGGGAGGGTTCGGCGAAGTCTGGAAGGCGGTGGCTCCAGGAGGGATCGCCAAAGCCATCAAGATCATTCACGGAGACCTGCGCAGCGGAGTAGATGCCTGCTTCGCCTTGCAGGAACTCAAGGCCCTGGCGCGTGTCAAGCAGGTGCGCCACCCTTATCTTTTAGCCCTGGACCGCTTCGATGTGGTGGAAGGCCGGCTCCTGATTGTCATGGAGCTAGCCGACTGCAATCTGTGGGACCGGTTCGTGCAGTGCCGCGAAGCTGGTCTTCCCGGCATCCCGCGGCACGAGCTGCTCACCTACATGCTGGAGACCGCCGAGGTTCTCGATCTGTTCAACGACCAGTTCCAGTTGCAGCATCTGGACATCAAGCCGCAGAATCTCTTTCTCCTGCACAATCACATCAAGGTGGCGGACTTTGGCCAAGTGAAGGACTTGCAGGGGCTGGTCGCAGCGGTGACCGGGGGAATCACGCCCGTTTATGCGGCGCCAGAGACCTTTGACGGAGTGATCACCCGCTACTGCGATCAATACAGCTTGGCCTGCGTGTATCAGGAATTACTGACCGGGCGGCGTCCCTTTGATGGAACGACCCCCGCCCAGCTCTTGCGGCAACATTTGTTCCAGGCGCCGCATTTGGAGCCGCTTCCGCCGTCGGATCGGCCGATTGTGGCCCGCGCCTTGGCCAAGAAGCCGGAGGAACGCTGGCCCACCGTCACCGCCTTCGTGCAGCATCTGATCGGTTCCACACCGTCCGGCGTGGTGCGCTTTCCCGCATTGCGTCGTCCTGCGGAAGGATCGGGGGTGCAGAGTAGCCCGCTGCTGCCAGCCACGCCCGCGGAGCAGGATCGCGAGACGCCGCGGGGAGCGGAACCAGCGGCGGCAGCGGCATTGTCGCCGGCTCTGGTCATCGGGGTGGGCGGGTCCGCCTTGCCGATCCTGCAACGCTTGCGCTGGGAATGGCTGCAACTGGCGGAAGGCGTACCGGCCGGCGCTCCACCCCCTCCCCCTCTGGAGTTCCTCTTCATTGACACGGATGAAGACACGATTCGCCAGGCTAGTGAGGAATCGGCCTCCGAGGGATGGGCCGCCTTGCCCCAGGAGGATGTCATCCACACGCCGCTACAACGCATGGCCTATTACATGCGTCCCCGGCCCAGCGGCCGACTTATCACCGAGGATTGGTTCGACCCTCCCCTGCTTCATGTGCTTCCCCGTCAGCCCCGGACGGAAGGCGTCCGCATGCTCGGCCGACTCGCCTTTTGTGATCACCACCGCTTGATCCTCCAGCGCCTGGAGTCGGCTTTGCGCTCGCTGACCCTCGCCGGCTGGAACACGCCCCCACCGCCAAATGACGCGGCCGCGGCGGATGTGCCTCTGGGGCTGACTGTCATGATTCTGGCGAGTCTAGGAGGCGGAACAGGCAGCGGGATGTTTCTCGACCTAGCCTATGCTGTGCGCAGCCGCTTGCAACAGTTGGACATGCCCCGCGTGACGGTCCAAGCTTTGTTGCTGTTGCCTCCCGTCGCTGGGGATGCTTCCGCCTTGCAGCCTGCGCTGGCCAACACCTACGCCGCCTTGCGGGAACTGGCTCACTACAGCCGCCCGGATACTCTTTACACCGTCGAATACGAAGAGTTGCACGGACGCATCCAGACCCGGCAGCCGCCCTTCGACCGCTGTTTTGTCGTCCAGCAAGCAGTGCGCGACACGGAAGCCCCACCGCCGCGGCGGGATTCCGCCGTTTTACGCCTGCGAACACGGCGCGAACCGGGACCCGCGGGTTCCCGCATCCTGACGCGTCCCGCGAGCCGGGATGAGCGGCTTACGCCCATGCCGCAACGCACTCTGCGCCTCTCCCTGACCCCTTCGGACCTTCTCGCCGCGGAAATCCTCCGCCTCCACCTGCTGACACCTGTGGGACAGCGCCTGCGCCTGGCCTACGCCCGTTCCCGCGGACCGGGAGTAGCTCAGCTTCCCCTGAGTTGGCCCGCCTTGAGCCACTGGCGCTGGCCGCGGCGCGAATTGCTCCATCGCTTGGCCCTGGCCTGCGCCCAACAGTGCGTGCAACGCTGGACCGACTTGCCCGCCGCCGCCGAACCTTCCCAACAGTTCCTGACACTCGCCCATCACCTCTGGTCGGAATTGAAACTGACGCCGGCTCAGATGCGGGAGGAACTGGAGCAAGCAGCGGCGGCAGCCCTGGGGCGGCCGGCCAGCGACACCTGGGCGGAACTCGTCGCCCCGCACATCCCGCGGAGCTGGTTCGCCCGTTGGCCCCAAGCGGCCCGCCTCGAAGAAACCGTCGAACAACTTATTCTGCTCCTGGGACCGCCGCGCCCCCTGGGATCGCCCGCCGTGGGAGTCATTGAGCAGCACTTCAGCACCACGGTCGAGAATCACCTCCACCGGCTACGCAAGCAGTTGCCTAAAAGCCTGGAGACCTGGTGCCGGGATCGCCGCCTGTACCTGGGCGGTACGGAAATGCTCCTGATGCAGTGGATCGCGGTGGCCGAGCGATTCTGGAATCGCTTCACCCAGGAAGCGGAACAACAGGCCCAAAAGGCCCGCGAGCATTACGAAGTGCTCATGAACGCCGTCCATGCCTCCCGCGGCCTGCGCCGCCCCGGCAGCGGCGAGCTACGCGAAGCCCTCCGCGGCTTCCCCGAACTCCAGTATGCCACGCTCCTCCACCGCGGCTTGCTCCGCTTTTACCACCAACTCCGGGACTTGCTCCTGGAACCGCTCGGCCAAGTACGCCGGGCCCGTGAGCAATTCCGTAACTTGGCCGAGGAAGTTCCCACTCGCAGCGCCCATGAACGCCGCCCGCCCCCCGATTGGCTCTTGCCCCCCGATTGCCCGAATCTGGACGAGTTAGCCCAACGCCTTCTCCGCTCCCTCTCGCCGCAGCAAATCGAGGTGATCGACACGGCCGCCTTAGAAGCTCTCCAGGAATCGTCCGAAGGCCCGCTGCTTTCGCTGCTGCTCGAAGAGCGCGGGCGGCACCACTGCTGGCAGCGCCTGGTGCACACCCTGGCGGGCTTGCTGCCCCCTTGCTTGCAACAGATCGATTTCTTCCACGTCCTGCGGCAGCATTATCCCTCGTCCGCAGACATCCAGGAGGCCCTGCGCAGGATGTTCCACGCCGCCGAGCCGCCGCCCGGACTTTCCGCCTCCGAGGCGATGACGGAGCTGCTCCTGGTCGCTTGCCCCGGCGGATCGACCGGCGCTGCCCTCCGCGACCTCACCCTTCAAACCATACCCCTGGAAGGACTGCTTCTAGCCGATCTGGAGGATGAGTGGGTGCTCTACCGCGAATGGGCTTTTTTCCCCTGGGAATCCTTGCCACAGGCGGGGACGCAAGCCGCGCTGGCCTACCAGCACTGGCTGGAACAGTGCGAAACTTCGCCTCACTGTCGCATCGATGTCAGCGAGTGGAAAGCCTTCTGA
- the pheA gene encoding prephenate dehydratase, with translation MARKVETHTTGEESEAHLQALRAQIDKLDLQILELLNKRASIATQIGKVKLNQGGEVFSAAREEEVLANVLAAHKGPLPEVTIKAIFRELISGSRAVQKVTRIAFLGPEYSYSHLAALQRFGEAVAYNRTGSIAAVFEEVARKHADYGVVPLENSTDGRIADTLDMFIRMPQIKICAEIRLRVHHHLLANCQQTEIRRVYSKAQALSQCRNWLSKNLPHATLHEVSSTADAARLVLSEPNVAAVASRQAAVRYGINILYHNIEDSPFNETRFAVIGLTDSARTGHDKTAMMFQISHTPGALADVLVIFKAQKINLTWIESFPYREAKGEYVFFIDFDGHREDPKVKRALAAMEEVCDSVHVLGSFPQARADDE, from the coding sequence ATGGCGCGGAAAGTCGAAACGCACACGACAGGCGAAGAGTCGGAGGCCCACCTCCAGGCATTACGCGCTCAGATCGACAAGCTGGACCTGCAAATCCTGGAGCTACTGAACAAACGAGCGAGCATTGCCACGCAGATCGGCAAGGTCAAGCTGAATCAGGGCGGGGAAGTCTTCTCCGCGGCCCGCGAGGAGGAAGTGTTGGCCAATGTGCTGGCTGCGCACAAAGGCCCCCTACCGGAAGTGACCATTAAGGCGATCTTCCGGGAGCTGATCTCTGGCTCGCGCGCGGTCCAGAAGGTGACTCGCATTGCATTCTTAGGGCCGGAGTACAGTTACAGCCACCTGGCCGCTTTGCAACGCTTCGGGGAGGCGGTGGCTTACAACCGCACGGGCAGCATCGCCGCCGTCTTCGAGGAAGTGGCCCGCAAGCATGCCGACTACGGCGTCGTCCCCCTGGAAAACTCCACGGACGGCCGCATCGCCGACACCCTGGACATGTTCATCCGCATGCCGCAGATCAAAATCTGCGCGGAAATCCGCCTGCGGGTGCACCACCACCTTCTGGCGAATTGCCAACAGACGGAAATCCGCCGCGTCTACAGCAAAGCCCAAGCCCTCAGCCAATGCCGCAATTGGCTCAGCAAGAACCTGCCGCATGCGACGCTCCATGAGGTGTCTAGCACCGCCGATGCCGCACGCCTGGTGCTGAGCGAGCCGAATGTCGCCGCCGTCGCTAGCCGCCAAGCCGCCGTCCGGTATGGCATCAACATTCTTTACCACAACATCGAGGACTCGCCGTTCAACGAGACGCGCTTCGCCGTCATCGGCCTGACGGACAGTGCCCGCACCGGCCACGACAAAACCGCCATGATGTTCCAGATCAGCCACACTCCCGGCGCCCTGGCCGATGTCTTGGTCATCTTCAAGGCCCAAAAGATCAACCTGACCTGGATTGAATCATTCCCCTATCGGGAAGCCAAGGGGGAATACGTCTTCTTTATCGACTTTGACGGCCATCGCGAGGACCCGAAGGTCAAACGTGCCCTAGCGGCGATGGAGGAAGTCTGCGATTCGGTCCACGTGCTCGGCTCCTTCCCCCAAGCCCGGGCGGATGACGAATGA
- a CDS encoding glycosyltransferase — protein sequence MPQCHPLVSVVMATRNYGQYLAEAVESVRAQTYPHWELWIIDDGSTDETFAVAERWREDARIHYVYAERLGQARAKNLGIRLSRGQWVAFLDADDRWEADKLRRQLALAAEYPQAGVIYSRRRLMDAQGREIASPSAERELPSGWILEELVVQNWVCFSSAMVRREVLSHVGMFDERLELAIDYDLWLRVGMHYAFYAVPEALVWYRTGHANLSRRVVERGETALAILSRAVEQYGLGEKVSARSLQEAAASTCRTLGYVLRQSSAREAARWYWRAWQQGGHWWLTCRGLLACLHQALRRGIQKAFHSLTSMRQ from the coding sequence ATGCCGCAGTGCCATCCCCTGGTATCCGTCGTCATGGCCACGCGGAATTACGGCCAGTATCTGGCGGAAGCGGTGGAGTCGGTGCGGGCACAGACCTATCCCCATTGGGAGCTGTGGATCATCGATGATGGTTCCACGGATGAGACGTTTGCGGTGGCGGAGCGCTGGCGGGAGGATGCTCGCATTCACTACGTTTATGCGGAACGGTTGGGACAAGCACGAGCCAAGAACCTGGGGATTCGCCTGAGCCGGGGCCAATGGGTGGCATTTTTGGATGCCGATGACCGCTGGGAAGCGGACAAGCTGCGCCGCCAATTGGCCTTGGCAGCGGAATATCCCCAGGCCGGTGTGATCTACAGCCGCCGTCGGCTGATGGATGCGCAGGGGCGGGAAATTGCATCGCCTTCTGCGGAACGCGAGTTGCCGTCGGGGTGGATTCTGGAAGAGTTGGTGGTGCAGAATTGGGTCTGCTTCTCTTCGGCGATGGTGCGCCGCGAGGTTCTGTCCCACGTGGGGATGTTCGATGAGCGGCTGGAGTTAGCGATTGACTACGATCTGTGGCTGCGGGTGGGGATGCATTATGCGTTTTATGCGGTGCCGGAAGCGTTGGTGTGGTATCGGACGGGCCATGCCAATTTGTCGCGTCGGGTGGTGGAACGAGGGGAAACAGCATTAGCGATTCTGAGCCGGGCGGTGGAGCAATACGGTTTGGGAGAGAAGGTTTCAGCGCGGTCGTTGCAGGAAGCAGCGGCTTCGACCTGCCGGACGCTGGGATACGTTTTGCGGCAAAGCTCGGCGCGGGAAGCGGCGCGGTGGTACTGGCGGGCCTGGCAGCAGGGGGGCCATTGGTGGCTCACCTGCCGGGGACTGCTTGCCTGTCTGCATCAAGCTCTGCGGCGGGGGATTCAGAAGGCTTTCCACTCGCTGACATCGATGCGACAGTGA